The Treponema succinifaciens DSM 2489 region TTTCAAGTCAAGAGATTCTTCCTTGGATATTTCAGGAAAAAACGCTTACGAAAATTTAAAGGCAAAATGCAACTGGAAAATTTCAAAGTACAATGCAAAGCCAGCCGGAGTCGGAACACTTTTGTATTTGCGCGAGTCAGAAACAAAATCTCCTACAGAAGAAATTGTGTTCAAGGATTTTGAAGGAATATCTGACGTTTCTGGAATTCTTTATCATGTGCGCCTTGTTCCGTCTTTTAATGGAAGCGGAAAAAATTGCCGTTCAAAATTTTTTATCGAAGTTCTGAAAAAAGATTCTTCAGGAAACACAGTTTCTTCTTTTGCTGTTGGAACTCCTGACTTTGAGCGTAAGGGAATCGTGGCGTATCAGATTGAAAGAATTTTTGCAGACAAATCGGGAAAAAGCCTTGTGTTTGTTGTAAAGAAAACTCTTGAAGATGAAACAGGAACTTCAATCAGATACATGGTTGAAACTTACCGCATAAAATAATTTTCCTTATTACATAAACCTCCTTTGTTTTTGGCCTTCTGTTTTTCAGGAGGTCGTTTTTTTTCATTGTAGCAAACCTGCAAAAATGCTAAACTTTTTAAAAATTGAACAGAGGAAGTCAAAATGATAAAGAGAAACAAAAATTACACAAATCTTGCGAAGGGTTATCTTTTCCCTGAAATTGCAAAAAGACGAAAGGCGTTTCAGGCTCAGCATCCAGAAGCAAAAATAATCAGTCTTGGAATTGGAAACACAACAGAACCGCTTGCTCCTCATATTGTTGAAGAAATGAAAAATTTTGTGGAAGCTCTTGGCACAAAAGAAGGCTATGAAGGCTATCAGGATGACAGCGCGGGAATGCCAAAACTTCGTGAGCGCATTTCAAAGGCAATTTACAATGGCGAAATCAAGCCAAGTGAAATTTTTGTTTCGGACGGAGCAAAGTGCGACCTTGGACGGCTTCAGGCAATGTTTGGCGCGGATGTGAATGTTGCAGTTCAAGATCCTTCTTATCCGGTTTATGTTGACGGAACTGTAATGGCTGGTGCCGGCGGAAAAGAGCCTGTTACAGAAAACGGATTCAAGGACATAACTTATATGCCGTGTCTTCCTGAAAACGGATTTTTCCCGGATTTGTCTGTTGTAAAAAAAGACAGCCTGATTTATATATGCTCGCCGAACAATCCTACCGGCGCAGTTGCAACAAAAGAAAATCTTTTTGAACTTGTGAATTTTGCAAAAGCAAACGGATGTGTTGTTCTTTTTGATGCGGCTTATTCAGCGTTTATACGTGATGAAAATCTTCCTAAGTCAATTTATGAAATTGAAGGCGCAAAGGACTGTGCAATTGAAATGCAGTCGTTTTCAAAGCCGGCAGGATTCACAGGAGTCCGCCTTGGATGGTGCGTAGTTCCAGAGAATTTAAAATTTGATGACGGCTCAAAAATTGCA contains the following coding sequences:
- a CDS encoding LL-diaminopimelate aminotransferase translates to MIKRNKNYTNLAKGYLFPEIAKRRKAFQAQHPEAKIISLGIGNTTEPLAPHIVEEMKNFVEALGTKEGYEGYQDDSAGMPKLRERISKAIYNGEIKPSEIFVSDGAKCDLGRLQAMFGADVNVAVQDPSYPVYVDGTVMAGAGGKEPVTENGFKDITYMPCLPENGFFPDLSVVKKDSLIYICSPNNPTGAVATKENLFELVNFAKANGCVVLFDAAYSAFIRDENLPKSIYEIEGAKDCAIEMQSFSKPAGFTGVRLGWCVVPENLKFDDGSKIADAWARITNTAFNGASNIAQAGGFAALDETGLKEMQETISYYLENAALIRSALESENFKVMGVEVYSGGNAPYVWAKFPGKKSWDVFDQILSQCNVVVTPGAGFGPSGESFIRFSSFGHRENIQEACERLKLFKM
- a CDS encoding DUF2259 domain-containing protein; translated protein: MKKILVCAFSVFFAVCSSFAGDAASFDDIGFSEDGKYYLFGQYGKTDKTYEPWAEIYTVDVAANDFVKGEVFKSRDSSLDISGKNAYENLKAKCNWKISKYNAKPAGVGTLLYLRESETKSPTEEIVFKDFEGISDVSGILYHVRLVPSFNGSGKNCRSKFFIEVLKKDSSGNTVSSFAVGTPDFERKGIVAYQIERIFADKSGKSLVFVVKKTLEDETGTSIRYMVETYRIK